The following proteins are encoded in a genomic region of Lactiplantibacillus plantarum:
- a CDS encoding ABC transporter ATP-binding protein, producing MTTAIEFQHVQKDFNGQTVIPDLNLTIDQGELFVLVGTSGSGKTTSLKMINCLEPLTAGKILVNGTDTTTIPVRSLRWQMGYVLQQIALFPTMTVAQNIAVIPEMKGTAKKEINQTIDELLAEVGLDPKEYRDRMPSELSGGEQQRIGILRAIAAQPDIVLMDEPFSALDPISRQQLQDLVLRLHARYHNTIVFVTHDMNEALKLGDRIGVMQHGQLIQVDTPAALAQHPVNDFVRNFFGASRAKNVYDVYVGRVGLIQGYLTEEPSVASGRIQSLDVQATLRTAFTALTDHDYVAVTEENRVVGYLDRQRIVAYLSQHEEVS from the coding sequence ATGACAACGGCAATTGAATTTCAACACGTCCAGAAAGACTTTAATGGGCAGACCGTGATTCCCGACCTTAATTTAACGATTGACCAGGGTGAGCTATTTGTTTTGGTAGGGACTTCTGGGAGTGGCAAAACGACGTCACTTAAAATGATCAACTGCTTAGAGCCATTGACGGCTGGTAAAATCCTAGTTAATGGTACTGATACAACCACGATACCAGTCCGAAGTCTACGGTGGCAAATGGGGTATGTCTTACAGCAAATTGCCTTGTTCCCAACGATGACGGTGGCGCAAAATATCGCCGTGATTCCAGAAATGAAAGGGACAGCTAAGAAGGAAATTAATCAAACGATTGATGAGCTATTGGCGGAAGTTGGCCTCGATCCAAAGGAATACCGTGACCGGATGCCGTCAGAATTATCCGGTGGTGAGCAGCAACGCATCGGTATCTTACGGGCGATTGCGGCGCAACCAGATATTGTTTTGATGGATGAACCATTTAGTGCGTTAGACCCCATCTCGCGGCAACAATTGCAAGACTTGGTCTTACGGCTACACGCCCGCTATCACAACACGATCGTCTTCGTGACGCATGATATGAATGAGGCGTTGAAGTTGGGTGATCGGATCGGTGTCATGCAACACGGTCAGTTAATACAAGTCGATACGCCGGCTGCTCTGGCTCAGCATCCAGTGAACGACTTTGTGCGGAACTTCTTTGGTGCGAGCCGAGCTAAAAATGTCTATGATGTCTACGTTGGGCGTGTAGGGCTTATTCAGGGTTATCTCACAGAAGAACCCAGTGTTGCGAGTGGTCGGATTCAATCGTTAGACGTTCAAGCCACGTTACGCACCGCCTTTACGGCATTGACAGATCACGATTATGTGGCGGTCACGGAAGAAAATCGAGTTGTTGGCTATTTGGATCGCCAACGAATCGTGGCTTACTTGAGTCAACATGAAGAAGTATCTTAA
- a CDS encoding ABC transporter permease/substrate-binding protein: MQTLIQTFMDRRGDLLTALWQHLGISLASLVIAMVIAIPLAIWVVRRPRWAEGLLQLTSVLQTIPSLALLGLLIPLVGIGTVPAVIALVIYALLPIFQNTYLGISEIDASIEEAADAFGMSRMRKLFKVELPIALPQIIAGIRTALVLIIGTATLAALIGAGGLGTFIMLGIDRNDTSLLLIGAISSALLAILLSALVRWFQTAKPRHALIVFVGILALLGGGGAYSVYANRVETITIAGKLGSEPEILINMYKQLIEAEDEHVHVTLKPNFGKTTFLFSALKNNQVDIYPEFTGSVLETLVKGNNPAGQTANQTYQLAKQRLAKQEQMTYLKPMQYNNTYALAVTKKFQQEHHLKTISDLTQVESILKPGMTLEFIDRNDGLKGIKKTYGLDVTAKSMEPALRYEAISKGKINLVDAYATDSELRQYHLALLKDNKHFFPTYQGAPLMKTSFANKHPKVVKALNKLAGKISETDMQEMNYEVNVKKQSASTVAHRYLVKHGLLKEGR; this comes from the coding sequence ATGCAGACATTAATACAGACGTTTATGGATCGACGCGGGGATTTGCTGACTGCGCTATGGCAACACTTGGGGATTTCATTAGCATCATTAGTCATCGCAATGGTAATTGCGATTCCGTTGGCTATTTGGGTCGTTCGACGACCACGGTGGGCCGAGGGATTGTTACAGCTCACGAGTGTCTTACAGACGATTCCGTCTTTGGCACTGTTAGGGTTATTGATTCCGTTAGTTGGGATTGGAACGGTGCCAGCAGTAATTGCGCTGGTGATCTATGCTTTACTGCCAATTTTTCAAAATACTTATTTGGGTATCTCAGAAATTGACGCCTCAATTGAAGAGGCCGCCGATGCCTTTGGGATGTCACGAATGCGTAAGTTGTTTAAAGTTGAACTACCCATTGCCCTACCACAGATCATTGCTGGGATTCGGACCGCGCTCGTCTTAATTATTGGGACGGCTACTTTGGCCGCTTTGATTGGTGCTGGGGGTCTCGGGACCTTTATCATGCTCGGTATTGACCGTAATGATACCTCGTTATTATTGATTGGGGCCATCTCATCAGCATTGTTAGCAATTCTGCTGAGTGCGCTCGTTCGGTGGTTTCAAACGGCTAAACCACGCCACGCCTTAATCGTCTTTGTCGGTATTTTAGCTTTACTTGGTGGTGGCGGGGCTTATAGTGTCTATGCCAATCGAGTTGAAACAATTACGATTGCAGGTAAACTTGGTTCCGAACCAGAAATCTTGATTAATATGTATAAGCAGCTGATTGAAGCTGAAGATGAGCATGTTCATGTGACGCTCAAGCCTAACTTTGGCAAGACCACGTTCTTATTCAGCGCGTTAAAGAATAATCAGGTTGATATTTATCCTGAATTTACTGGCTCGGTGCTGGAGACCTTAGTTAAGGGAAATAACCCAGCTGGTCAAACAGCTAACCAGACCTATCAGCTCGCCAAACAGCGCCTCGCTAAACAGGAACAAATGACTTACTTGAAGCCGATGCAGTATAACAATACGTACGCATTAGCAGTGACTAAGAAATTTCAACAAGAACATCATTTGAAGACAATCAGCGACTTAACGCAAGTTGAATCGATTCTGAAACCCGGAATGACCCTAGAGTTTATTGATCGTAATGATGGCTTAAAAGGAATCAAGAAGACTTATGGGTTAGACGTGACTGCCAAGTCGATGGAGCCGGCGCTACGTTATGAAGCCATCAGTAAGGGGAAAATCAACTTGGTAGATGCCTATGCGACGGATAGTGAATTACGGCAGTATCACTTGGCCTTATTGAAGGATAACAAGCACTTCTTCCCAACGTATCAAGGGGCACCGTTGATGAAGACGAGCTTTGCCAACAAACATCCTAAGGTCGTTAAAGCGTTAAATAAGTTAGCAGGAAAGATTTCAGAAACTGATATGCAAGAAATGAACTATGAAGTCAATGTTAAGAAGCAGTCCGCTTCGACGGTTGCACATCGCTATCTTGTGAAGCACGGTTTATTGAAGGAGGGACGTTAA